Proteins encoded by one window of Branchiostoma floridae strain S238N-H82 chromosome 6, Bfl_VNyyK, whole genome shotgun sequence:
- the LOC118418337 gene encoding ras-related protein Rab-13-like, whose protein sequence is MIQPVDRVYKIMAVKRPTFKLVLLGEVGVGKTSLFVRLKDDTFLEDTKASIGVDFCETLVKVEGEEVRLCIWDTAGVERFRTMTQGYYRHADAALLVFSLADSASLRLLTSWAREVNDRTVTSNSPVLKIIVGNKSDLEHRTTERTAAELAATYGCELVLQVSAKTGEGIDEAVQVIAGKLLARSRERRRSHLTSPDSDGNPLTLDRQDTKERRQTARCC, encoded by the exons ATGATACAACCTGTTGATCGTGTTTATAAAATCATGGCGGTCAAAAGGCCGACCTTCAAGCTTGTCCTTCTTGGAGAGGTGGGTGTGGGGAAAACCTCGCTGTTCGTCCGACTTAAAGACGACACTTTCCTTGAAGACACGAAGGCGAGCATCGGTGTCGACTTCTGTGAGACTCTCGTGAAGGTGGAAGGCGAAGAAGTTCGG TTGTGTATCTGGGACACGGCAGGCGTGGAACGGTTCCGGACCATGACGCAGGGGTACTACCGGCACGCTGACGCCGCCCTATTGGTCTTCAGTCTGGCGGACTCTGCGTCACTCAGGCTACTGACGTCATGGGCtagagaggtcaacgaccggacGGTCACGTCCAACAGTCCAG TTTTGAAGATCATAGTTGGCAACAAGAGCGACCTGGAACACCGAACAACGGAACGGACAGCTGCGGAACTGGCGGCGACTTACGGCTGTGAGCTGGTCTTACAGGTGTCCGCTAAAACAG GTGAAGGTATCGACGAAGCAGTTCAGGTGATAGCGGGGAAACTTCTGGCCAGGAGCAGAGAACGAAGAAGGTCGCACCTGACGTCACCAGATTCTGACGGCAATCCGCTAACATTAGACAGACAGGACACGAAGGAGAGACGACAGACGGCACGATGCTGCTGA